One segment of Alistipes finegoldii DSM 17242 DNA contains the following:
- a CDS encoding Rossmann-like and DUF2520 domain-containing protein → MERAVIIGSGNLAEALAQAVARSGLKLVQLFARNAQRGKTVAALAGTQWTSDPAGLAEADIYLIAVSDRAVAEAAASLPIPAGAVVAHTAGSVPLEALPDRPTTRRAVFYPLQTFTKGREVDFSQIPVFLETDDEALRPELEAFARRLSRTVIWADSACRAKAHLAAVFACNFVNHMYAVAERIAGSAGLPFDVLKPLIAQTAAKALDAASPADVQTGPAVRNDTGTRARHCALLDDDLQLKNIYSIISNSIWETSKKI, encoded by the coding sequence ATGGAACGCGCAGTAATCATCGGAAGCGGCAACCTCGCGGAAGCATTGGCGCAGGCCGTCGCCCGAAGCGGCCTGAAACTCGTACAGCTCTTCGCCCGCAACGCCCAGCGCGGAAAGACGGTCGCCGCACTCGCCGGCACCCAATGGACCTCGGACCCGGCCGGGCTGGCCGAAGCCGACATCTACCTGATCGCAGTAAGCGACCGGGCCGTAGCGGAAGCGGCCGCTTCGCTGCCCATTCCCGCGGGGGCCGTCGTGGCCCACACCGCCGGAAGCGTGCCGCTCGAAGCCCTGCCCGACCGCCCCACGACGCGCCGGGCCGTCTTCTATCCCCTCCAGACCTTCACCAAGGGCCGCGAAGTGGATTTTTCGCAGATTCCCGTCTTTCTCGAAACCGACGACGAAGCCCTGCGCCCGGAGCTGGAAGCCTTCGCCCGCCGTCTCTCGCGCACGGTGATCTGGGCCGACTCGGCCTGCCGGGCAAAAGCGCATCTCGCGGCGGTTTTCGCCTGCAATTTCGTCAATCACATGTACGCCGTCGCAGAGCGCATCGCCGGCAGTGCGGGACTTCCGTTCGACGTGCTCAAGCCGCTGATCGCCCAGACCGCCGCCAAGGCGCTCGACGCGGCCTCCCCGGCCGACGTGCAGACAGGTCCCGCCGTGCGCAACGACACCGGAACCCGCGCCCGCCACTGCGCCCTGCTCGACGACGACCTGCAACTCAAGAACATCTATTCAATCATAAGCAACAGCATATGGGAAACTTCAAAGAAGATATAG